The following proteins come from a genomic window of Tenebrio molitor chromosome 9, icTenMoli1.1, whole genome shotgun sequence:
- the Mhc gene encoding myosin heavy chain, muscle isoform X8 yields MPKPVVQEGDDPDPTPYLFVSLEQKRIDQTKPYDAKKSCWVPDEKEGFVLGEIKGTKGDLVTVGLPGGEEKNFKKDQVTQVNPPKYEKAEDMSNLTYLNDASVLHNLKQRYYNQLIYTYSGLFCVAINPYKRFPVYTNRCAKLYRGKRRNEVPPHIFAISDGAYVNMLTNHENQSMLITGESGAGKTENTKKVIAYFATVGASSKKTEEQSKKGNLEDQVVQTNPVLEAFGNAKTVRNDNSSRFGKFIRIHFGPTGKLAGADIETYLLEKARVISQQSLERSYHIFYQIMSGAVPGLKDMCNLSSDIYQYHFVSQGKITIPNVDDAEELMLTDQAFDVLGFTQEEKDNIYRITASVMHMGCMKFKQRGREEQAECDGTEEGERVAKLLGVEAPALYNALCKPRIKVGAEFVTQGRNVNQVSYSVGAMSKAMFDRVFKYLVKKCNETLDTKQKRQHFIGVLDIAGFEIFDYNGFEQLCINFTNEKLQQFFNHHMFVLEQEEYKKEGIQWTFIDFGMDLLACIDLIEKPMGILSILEEESMFPKATDKTFEEKLNTNHLGKSPNFLKPKPPKPGQQAAHFAIGHYAGNVPYNITGWLEKNKDPLNDTVVDLFKKGTNKLLVDIFADHPGQSGAPDAGGGKGGKRPKGSAFQTVSSLYREQLNNLMATLRSTQPHFVRCIIPNELKQPGVIDSHLVMHQLTCNGVLEGIRICRKGFPNRMVYPDFKLRYMILAPATMAAEADPKEAARKCLEEVGLDPDSYRIGHTKVFFRAGVLGQMEELRDERLGKIVTWMQSWVRGYLSRKEFKKLQEQRLALQVCQRNLRKYLKLRTWPWYKLWQKVKPLLNVTRIEDEIAKLEEKAAKAQEAYEREAKAKKELEGLYSKLLAEKTDLLSSLEGEKGSLSEVQERANKLQAQKSDLESQLSETQDRLSQEEDARNQLTQQKKKLEQEISGYKKDIEDIELNLQKSEQDKATKDHQIRNLNDEIAHQDELINKLNKEKKLSGESSQKIAEELQAAEDKVNHLNKVKAKLEQTLDELEDSLEREKKLRGDVEKSKRKVEGDLKLTQEAVADLERNKKELEQTIQRKDKEISSLTAKLEDEQSVVGKLQKQIKELQARIEELEEEVEAERQARAKAEKQRADLARELEELGERLEEAGGATSAQIELNKKREAELAKLRRDLEESNIQHEGTLANLRKKHNDAVSEMGEQIDQLNKLKAKAEKEKAAYFGELNDLRASVDHLANEKAAVEKVSKQLQQQLNDVQGKLDETNRTLNDFDAAKKKLSIENSDLLRQLEEAESQVSQLSKIKVSLTTQLEDTKRLADEEGRERATLLGKFRNLEHDLDNIREQVEEEAEAKADIQRQLSKSNAEAQLWRQKYESEGIARSEELEEAKRKLQARLAEAEETIESLNQKVVALEKTKQRLTTEVEDLQIEVDRANAIASAAEKKQKAFDKIIGEWKLKVDDLAAELDASQKECRNYSTELFRLKGAYEEGQEQLEAVRRENKNLADEVKDLLDQIGEGGRNIHEIEKARKRLEAEKDELQAALEEAEAALEQEENKVLRSQLELSQVRQEIDRRIQEKEEEFENTRKNHQRALDSMQASLEAEAKGKAEALRMKKKLEADINELEIALDHANKANAEAQKTIKRYQQQLKDTQTALEEEQRARDEAREQLGISERRANALQNELEESRTLLEQADRARRQAEQELGDAHEQLNDLSAQNSSLSAAKRKLETELQTLHSDLDELLNEAKNSEEKAKKAMVDAARLADELRAEQDHAQTQEKLRKALETQIKDLQVRLDEAEANALKGGKKLIQKLEQRVRELENELDSEQRRHADAQKNLRKSERRIKELSFQAEEDRKNHERMQDLVDKLQQKIKTYKRQIEEAEEIAALNLAKFRKAQQELEEAEERADLAEQAIAKFRAKGRGGSAARGGSPAPPRQRPQLDGLTFPPRFDLAPENEF; encoded by the exons ATGCCTAAACCAGTGGTCCAAGAGGGGGACGATCCAGATCCGACCCCGTACTTGTTCGTTTCTCTTGAACAGAAACGTATCGACCAGACCAAGCCCTACGATGCCAAGAAATCATGCTGGGTCCCGGACGAAAAGGAGGGTTTCGTACTTGGTGAGATCAAGGGGACGAAGGGCGATCTCGTCACCGTCGGACTCCCCGGCGGAGAG GAGAAGAACTTCAAGAAGGACCAAGTGACCCAAGTCAACCCGCCCAAATACGAGAAAGCTGAGGATATGTCCAATTTGACATACCTCAACGACGCTTCCGTATTGCATAATCTCAAGCAAAGATACTATAACCAACTTATCTAT ACTTACTCTGGTCTTTTCTGCGTCGCTATCAACCCCTACAAGCGCTTCCCCGTCTACACCAACCGCTGCGCCAAGTTGTACCGTGGCAAGAGGCGTAATGAAGTCCCACCCCATATCTTCGCCATTTCTGACGGTGCCTACGTTAACATGTTGACCA ACCACGAGAATCAATCTATGTTGATTAC TGGTGAGTCTGGTGCCGGAAAAACTGAGAACACGAAGAAGGTAATTGCCTACTTCGCCACTGTCGGCGCTTCATCTAAGAAAACTGAAGAACAATCCAAGAAGGGTAACTTGGAAGATCAGGTCGTACAAACTAACCCTGTACTTGAAGCCTTCGGTAACGCCAAGACCGTGCGTAATGACAACTCTTCACGTTTC GGTAAATTCATCCGTATCCACTTCGGTCCAACTGGTAAACTGGCCGGTGCTGATATTGAGACTT ATCTACTCGAGAAAGCTCGTGTCATCTCCCAACAGTCCCTGGAGAGATCCTACCACATCTTCTACCAGATCATGTCTGGTGCCGTCCCTGGACTTAAGG aCATGTGCAATCTTTCAAGCGACATCTACCAATATCACTTCGTGTCTCAAGGCAAAATTACAATTCCTAACGTTGATGACGCCGAAGAGTTGATGCTGACTGAT CAAGCCTTCGACGTTCTGGGTTTCACCCAAGAGGAGAAGGACAACATCTACAGAATCACTGCCTCTGTAATGCACATGGGTTGCATGAAGTTCAAACAAAGAGGTCGTGAAGAGCAGGCTGAATGTGACGGTACCGAG GAAGGTGAACGCGTCGCCAAACTGTTGGGTGTTGAAGCCCCCGCTTTGTACAACGCTCTTTGCAAGCCCAGGATCAAGGTCGGTGCCGAGTTCGTCACCCAGGGTCGTAATGTCAACCAGGTCTCCTATTCCGTGGGTGCCATGTCGAAGGCCATGTTCGACAGGGTTTTCAAATATCTCGTCAAGAAGTGTAACGAGACCCTTGACACCAAACAGAAGAGACAGCACTTCATCGGTGTACTGGATATCGCCGGTTTCGAAATCTTCGAC TACAACGGTTTTGAACAACTGTGTATTAACTTTACCAATGAGAAACTTCAACAATTCTTTAACCATCACATGTTCGTACTCGAGCAAGAAGAGTACAAGAAAGAGGGTATCCAATGGACATTTATTGATTTTGGCATGGATTTGTTAGCCTGTATTGATTTGATTGAAAAG CCTATGGGTATCTTGTCCATCCTTGAAGAAGAGTCTATGTTCCCCAAGGCCACTGACAAGACTTTTGAGGAGAAATTGAACACCAACCACTTGGGCAAATCTCCCAACTTCTTGAAGCCCAAACCACCAAAGCCTGGCCAACAAGCTGCTCACTTCGCCATCGGCCATTACGCCGGCAAC GTACCCTACAATATCACCGGTTGGTTGGAGAAGAACAAGGACCCCTTGAACGACACCGTGGTCGACTTGTTCAAGAAGGGCACCAACAAACTCTTGGTGGACATCTTCGCGGATCATCCTGGTCAATCTGGTGCTCCCGATGCTGGTGGCGGCAAGG GTGGCAAGAGACCTAAAGGTTCAGCTTTCCAGACTGTATCAAGTTTATACAGG GAACAATTGAACAACTTGATGGCCACCTTGCGCTCTACCCAGCCGCATTTCGTCCGTTGCATCATTCCCAATGAATTGAAACAGCCCGGAGTCATCGACTCTCATCTTGTCATGCACCAGCTGACTTGCAACGGTGTACTTGAAGGAATTCGTATTTGCAGAAAAGGTTTCCCCAACAGGATGGTTTACCCCGACTTCAAACTTCG CTACATGATCTTAGCTCCTGCCACAATGGCAGCGGAGGCTGATCCCAAGGAAGCCGCCAGGAAATGTCTGGAAGAGGTCGGCTTAGATCCAGATTCTTACCGCATAGGACACACCAAG GTCTTCTTCCGCGCCGGTGTCCTGGGTCAAATGGAGGAGCTTCGCGACGAGCGTCTTGGCAAGATCGTCACCTGGATGCAATCTTGGGTACGCGGTTACCTCTCCAGGAAAGAGTTCAAGAAGTTGCAAGAACAGCGCTTGGCTCTCCAAGTGTGCCAGAGGAACTTGCGCAAGTACCTCAAGCTTCGCACCTGGCCCTGGTACAAGTTGTGGCAGAAAGTCAAGCCTCTCCTCAACGTCACCCGCATCGAGGATGAGATTGCG AAACTGGAGGAGAAAGCTGCCAAGGCCCAAGAAGCATACGAACGCGAGGCCAAAGCCAAGAAGGAATTGGAGGGACTCTACTCCAAACTCTTGGCAGAAAAGACTGATCTTCTCTCCTCTCTCGAAGGCGAAAAGGGATCCCTTTCCGAGGTCCAGGAGAGAGCCAACAAGCTCCAAGCCCAAAAGAGCGATCTTGAAAGTCAATTATCC GAAACTCAAGACCGTCTCAGCCAGGAGGAAGATGCACGCAACCAACTGACGCaacagaaaaagaaattggagCAAGAAATCTCCGGTTACAAGAAGGACATCGAAGATATTGAGCTCAACCTCCAGAAATCCGAGCAGGACAAAGCCACCAAGGACCACCAGATCAGAAACTTGAACGATGAGATCGCCCACCAAGATGAACTCATCAACAAGCTCAACAAGGAGAAGAAACTCTCCGGCGAGAGCAGCCAAAAGATCGCTGAGGAGCTCCAAGCCGCCGAAGACAAAGTCAATCACTTGAACAAAGTCAAGGCTAAGCTCGAGCAGACCCTCGACGAATTGGAGGACTCCCTCGAGCGCGAGAAGAAACTCCGCGGTGACGTGGAGAAGTCCAAGCGCAAGGTTGAAGGCGATCTCAAGCTGACCCAGGAAGCCGTGGCCGATCTCGAACGCAACAAGAAGGAACTCGAACAGACCATCCAACGCAAAGACAAGGAGATCTCATCTCTCACTGCCAAACTCGAAGACGAACAATCCGTTGTGGGCAAACTCCAGAAACAAATCAAGGAACTCCAGGCCAGGATCGAGGAACTCGAAGAGGAAGTCGAAGCCGAACGTCAAGCTCGCGCCAAGGCTGAGAAGCAACGCGCCGATTTGGCCAGGGAACTCGAGGAACTCGGCGAGCGTCTCGAGGAAGCCGGCGGTGCCACCTCCGCTCAAATCGAACTCAACAAGAAACGCGAAGCCGAACTTGCCAAACTCAGGAGGGACTTGGAAGAATCCAACATCCAACACGAAGGTACTCTCGCCAATCTCAGGAAGAAGCACAACGATGCCGTTTCCGAGATGGGTGAACAAATCGACCAACTCAACAAACTCAAGGCTAA GGCTGAAAAAGAAAAGGCTGCATACTTTGGGGAACTTAACGACCTCCGTGCCTCCGTCGACCATTTGGCTAACGAAAAG GCTGCCGTCGAAAAAGTATCTAAGCAACTCCAACAACAACTCAATGACGTCCAAGGCAAACTCGATGAAACCAACCGCACTCTCAACGACTTCGATGCCGCCAAGAAGAAGCTCTCCATCGAAAACTCTGACCTCCTCCGCCAACTCGAAGAAGCCGAATCTCAAGTCTCTCAACTCAGCAAGATCAAGGTCTCCCTCACCACCCAATTGGAAGACACCAAGAGGCTCGCCGACGAAGAAGGTCGCGAACGCGCCACTCTCCTCGGCAAATTCCGCAACTTGGAACACGACTTGGACAACATCCGCGAACAAGTTGAAGAGGAAGCCGAAGCTAAGGCCGACATCCAACGCCAACTCAGCAAGTCCAACGCTGAAGCTCAACTCTGGCGCCAGAAATACGAATCCGAAGGTATCGCCCGCTCTGAAGAACTCGAAGAGGCCAAGAGGAAACTCCAGGCCCGTCTCGCTGAAGCCGAAGAGACCATCGAGTCCCTCAACCAGAAGGTTGTAGCTTTGGAGAAGACCAAGCAGCGATTGACCACCGAAGTCGAAGATTTGCAAATCGAAGTCGACAGGGCTAACGCCATTGCCAGCGCTGCCGAGAAGAAACAGAAGGCCTTCGACAAGATCATCGGAGAATGGAAGCTCAAGGTTGACGATTTGGCCGCCGAGCTCGACGCCAGCCAGAAGGAATGCCGCAACTACTCCACCGAATTGTTCAGGCTCAAGGGAGCTTACGAAGAGGGACAGGAACAACTCGAAGCTGTCCGCCGCGAGAACAAGAACTTGGCCGACGAAGTCAAGGATCTCCTCGACCAAATCGGCGAAGGTGGCCGCAACATCCACGAGATCGAGAAGGCCAGGAAACGCTTGGAAGCCGAGAAAGACGAACTCCAAGCCGCCTTGGAGGAAGCCGAAGCCGCCCTCGAACAAGAAGAGAACAAAGTGTTGCGCAGCCAACTCGAGTTGTCTCAAGTCCGCCAAGAGATCgaccgccgcatccaagagaAAGAGGAGGAATTCGAAAACACCCGCAAGAATCATCAACGCGCTCTCGACTCCATGCAAGCCTCCCTCGAAGCCGAAGCCAAAGGCAAGGCTGAGGCTCTTCGCATGAAGAAGAAGTTGGAAGCCGACATCAACGAGCTCGAAATCGCCTTGGACCACGCCAACAAG GCCAACGCCGAGGCCCAGAAGACCATCAAGCGCTACCAACAACAGCTCAAGGACACCCAGACCGCCCTCGAGGAGGAACAACGTGCCCGCGACGAAGCCCGCGAACAACTCGGCATCTCTGAGCGCCGCGCCAACGCCCTCCAGAACGAACTCGAAGAGAGCCGCACTCTCTTGGAACAAGCCGACCGCGCTCGCCGCCAAGCCGAGCAAGAATTGGGTGACGCCCACGAGCAACTCAACGACCTGTCCGCCCAGAACTCGTCTCTCTCCGCTGCCAAGAGGAAACTCGAGACCGAGCTCCAGACCCTCCACTCTGACCTCGACGAACTCCTGAACGAGGCCAAGAACTCCGAAGAGAAGGCGAAGAAAGCCATGGTCGACGCCGCTCGTCTCGCCGACGAACTCCGCGCCGAACAAGACCACGCCCAGACCCAGGAGAAACTCCGCAAGGCTCTCGAGACCCAGATCAAGGATCTCCAAGTCCGTCTCGACGAGGCCGAAGCCAACGCCCTCAAGGGAGGCAAGAAGCTGATCCAGAAACTCGAACAGCGCGTCAGGGAGTTGGAGAACGAATTGGACAGCGAACAGAGGAGACACGCCGACGCCCAGAAGAACTTGAGGAAATCGGAGCGCCGCATCAAGGAGCTGAGCTTCCAAGCCGAGGAAGACCGCAAGAACCACGAACGCATGCAGGATCTCGTCGACAAGTTGCAACAAAAGATCAAGACCTACAAGAGGCAGATCGAGGAAGCCGAAGAAATCGCCGCCCTCAACTTGGCTAAATTCCGCAAGGCTCAACAGGAGTTGGAGGAAGCCGAGGAACGTGCCGACCTCGCTGAACAGGCCATCGCTAAATTCCGCGCGAAGGGACGTGGGGGATCCGCCGCCAGGGGAGGCAGCCCAGCG CCCCCGAGACAGCGCCCCCAATTAGACGGCCTTACCTTCCCACCAAGGTTCGACCTGGCTCCTGAAAACgaattctaa